In the genome of Xylanibacillus composti, the window TGAAATCCTGATGACCTTCCCCGAGCGGCTGGAATGTGCCGTTGCCCCAATCCTTGAAGTGTACATATTGGATGCGGTCAACATATTTCTGGATCACGGCAACCGGATCCCCGCCACCTGCCTCAATATGAGCCGTATCCGGACAAAGCGCAATTTGCGTCATGCTCATAATTTTGTCCAATTGTTCGGGTGTTTCCACACAAGTGCCGAGATGCGGGTGATAGCTTGCAGTCAGGTTATATTTCTTAGCTACTTCATCTCCGCGCTTCAATGCATCAGCCAGTCTGCGAAAGTCTTCGTCTGTCAGGGCTCTCGCCGGGACAGCGCCGCCGCCATATACCAGATGCTCCGCTCCGAGCGATGCGGAAAATCGGGCTACTTTTTCAATCTTGGCGAACTCGTCTTCCAGAATGTCCGGATAAATGAAATTGGCACCGGTATACACCCCAACGAGCTGCAAATTCAAGCTTTTCAACAAATTTTTCAGTTCTTCGGGCTTGTCTTCATACTCCATCACGTTGCCATCAAAAAGCTCCACTCCCTGATAGCCTGCTGACGCGATATCCCGAAGCGCTTCTTCTGTAGACCCATTCGCCTTGTAGTAAGCGTCCTTCACAGATGTCACACCGCCAGGGTGCCCTACAACCCCGCCCCATGTATTCGTTTGATAGCCAAGCTTCATTCTCGTGTGCCTCCTTTAATGTGAATCTGGTTGCCGTATTTTATTCTCTTCCGCCACGCTCTCCCTGCTTTGCAGAGCTGTTATGCCTGCGACAATTTCGGGTGACGGCCGCTCGTGCAGCACATCCTGCCAACCTGCCAGCAGGTTTTCCGATGTGATCCGATACGGCGTTACGCCAATGAACGAAGGAATTTCTTTGCCTAGCAGCGCATTGGCGGCAGCCAGAGCGGTCGCTCTTCCCTGCTCGTATGGCCGCTGTGCGCTCAGGCCTTTCACCGGACCGCCCATTGCCATGTTGGCGGCTATTTCATAGTCCAAGTCCGCTGTCACGACACTGATATCTGTGCGATTCAAATCCTTCAGCGCGCGAAGCGCTTCCAGCGCCGGACCCTCCCAGGAGACATACAGCCCTTCAATCTCCGGGTACCGTCGAATCATGTCCATGCAGACATCATATGCTTTGTTTTTTTCCACGAATCGTTCAATTGCCGCAATATGCAAACCGGGGAACTCTTCGAATAACACTTGTTCTACAGCGGTATCCCGTTGCTTGGTTGCAAAGAATGGAGCGCCATGGACCAGCAATCCGATATTTCGCTTCTTCTGCTCTGTCAATTGTTCGCCCAGAATGCGCCCGGCAATCTGTCCGTTCTCCATTTCATTTACCGAAATGCAAGAGGCATAATCCTTGCGCTCGAAACCGTCGGGCGTATTGCCAATCAGCACGAGCTTGGAGCCGCTGTTTACCACTTGTCGATAGCTGTGGGCTGTCCGCTTCTCATCGGTAGGGATGCTGATCAGAACATCCGGCCCCAAGGCTACGATGCTTTCGTGCTGCTTCACCTGAAGCTCCGGATCGAAGTGGGCATCTGTGACGACAAGCACCCGGATGCCCAGCTCGTCAAATACATCGCGAATCCCTTTTTCGTGCAATCTGGACCAAGCCATGCCTGAATAATGGAAGGAGATCGCCGCCGTGTAAGTGCCGGACTTGATGCGTTCCTTATCCGCCGCGCTCAGTTCAAGCACCTCAGGATTTTCCGCCTTCTCCCCGAGCGGTCCTCTGCCGATGCTTCGGGTGGAGCTGCGAATGTTCAGCTTGCAGGTAAGCTTTGTGTCTTCCGGGCCCTCCTCATCATCCTCCAGCTTGGCCATCAGCTTGGCGAAACTCAACTCCCCCGCCTCAAGCGGATCAAAGGCAATGGTCGTTAAAGCGGGACTCAACATATCGCTCAGCTCGAAGTCCTGCAAGCTGACCAACGAAATATCTTCGGGACATTGAATGCCATTGCTGACGAACAGCTTGTAAAGCTGCATCGTCGCCTTCGTATCCGCGCTCACTATCGCCGTCGGCCTTTCAGCGTGCAGCAAGAGAGCTTCGATTGTTTTTTTGTCGAGCTTGCCATTCTCATCCACTTCAGCAATGATTCTGGAGTCGGAGGGAATGCCGTACTTCTGCATGGCATCCTGGAAGCCTTCCAGCTGCAATTGCTGCACAGCCCCTTTTCCCGGTTCCCTGATAAAGCAGACACGGTCATGACCGCTCTTCAGCAAGTGGTAGGCCGCTGTATAGGCATTTTCATAATGATCAAGTATAATATTGCCCGTTCCCATTGTTTTAACAGCTCCGACCCAAACTGTCGGCACATTCAGTTCCTTCAACTTGTAAAACTCGTCGCTGTTGCGATCCGGCACTGCGATAACCCCCGCCGGTTTTTTCACACGGATGAATTCACGCACCAGCGCCCGGTCCCATGCATGCAGGACAGCTATCTCAAATTCTTCCCTTGCGGCTTGCTTTTTGATCCCTTTAATCATTTCGGTATAGAAGCTGTACTCCAGATTCTCCACCAGGCAAAGCACCGTATTGGACCGAACCGCTTTCTTATGGCGCTCACGAATGTGGCTGCCAGATTCACGGATAGCTTCCATCACCCGTTCAGTCAACTCTGGACTCACATAACGTGTTTTGTTGATGACGTGAGAGACAGTCGCTACGGAAACGCCTGCTCTCTTTGCAATTTCTTTGATACTCATCTCCTGGTCCCCCATGTGCACCTGCATTGTATTTGTTGCATGCACTGTCTTGCTCGTGGGATCTCAGCTGCGATTTCCTGGGCATGCACATCTGACATTCATTCGTAGAGCTCTGTGATGGTCCATTCGTCACCAAGGAAGTTTACGTAAACGCTCTCATTGGTTATGTTTCAGATCTTAAACCATACGATTTCAGCTAATACGGCCACCACATAATAGAATGAACGGATTAACCAACTACCATTCGTTGGAACAATAAATATTTACGCAAACATTTAACCGTTTCCTATACATTTATATCACACAAAAAACTAGGATTCAACCAATTTACGCAAGTTTATGTGTGGTTTTTTACGATTTTTAAGTATAAATTTATTTCATAAGGGATTTTGTGGATGAAAATAGTCTTATATTATCATATTTACGTAATAAAAAAGACAATAAGTGTTTTATAGGCCACCTGCATTATTGGTATTAGA includes:
- a CDS encoding sugar phosphate isomerase/epimerase family protein; this translates as MKLGYQTNTWGGVVGHPGGVTSVKDAYYKANGSTEEALRDIASAGYQGVELFDGNVMEYEDKPEELKNLLKSLNLQLVGVYTGANFIYPDILEDEFAKIEKVARFSASLGAEHLVYGGGAVPARALTDEDFRRLADALKRGDEVAKKYNLTASYHPHLGTCVETPEQLDKIMSMTQIALCPDTAHIEAGGGDPVAVIQKYVDRIQYVHFKDWGNGTFQPLGEGHQDFKAMLAALQAANYDGWITIELDSYSNPLKGAEISKQYLKEQLGLG
- a CDS encoding LacI family DNA-binding transcriptional regulator, coding for MSIKEIAKRAGVSVATVSHVINKTRYVSPELTERVMEAIRESGSHIRERHKKAVRSNTVLCLVENLEYSFYTEMIKGIKKQAAREEFEIAVLHAWDRALVREFIRVKKPAGVIAVPDRNSDEFYKLKELNVPTVWVGAVKTMGTGNIILDHYENAYTAAYHLLKSGHDRVCFIREPGKGAVQQLQLEGFQDAMQKYGIPSDSRIIAEVDENGKLDKKTIEALLLHAERPTAIVSADTKATMQLYKLFVSNGIQCPEDISLVSLQDFELSDMLSPALTTIAFDPLEAGELSFAKLMAKLEDDEEGPEDTKLTCKLNIRSSTRSIGRGPLGEKAENPEVLELSAADKERIKSGTYTAAISFHYSGMAWSRLHEKGIRDVFDELGIRVLVVTDAHFDPELQVKQHESIVALGPDVLISIPTDEKRTAHSYRQVVNSGSKLVLIGNTPDGFERKDYASCISVNEMENGQIAGRILGEQLTEQKKRNIGLLVHGAPFFATKQRDTAVEQVLFEEFPGLHIAAIERFVEKNKAYDVCMDMIRRYPEIEGLYVSWEGPALEALRALKDLNRTDISVVTADLDYEIAANMAMGGPVKGLSAQRPYEQGRATALAAANALLGKEIPSFIGVTPYRITSENLLAGWQDVLHERPSPEIVAGITALQSRESVAEENKIRQPDSH